From one Peredibacter starrii genomic stretch:
- a CDS encoding flavodoxin family protein, which translates to MFGPKVRKSDSDWKLEETEFRRRYQQQFRHPNYDKHRDAIEEITNEAWKNYQEGKKAPNTVPAGPQYKNSDYELSIDWIASKAAVDEAQKLHDDPSGPSRVLVICGSDRNDLTCPGEISKSYRLSKIAIETLKHEGMEVEFLNLSEMNSQYGQTIYPCKGCVSTSQALCHWPCSCYPNHYLGQVHDWMMDIYPMWVRAHGIMIITPVYWHSAPSALKLMIDRLVCADGGNPDPTSTLGKDALMAKKLELKGWDYPRHLQGRIYSVVVHGDTQGVDQLKNVLTNWLDEIMLIPSGVYGTVGRYIGYYGSYAESHEELDRDHAIMEEVQNSALALAMNVTAERAKKLDTQVPDLHDPRPK; encoded by the coding sequence ATGTTTGGTCCTAAAGTAAGAAAGTCAGACTCTGATTGGAAACTTGAAGAAACCGAGTTTCGTCGTCGTTATCAACAACAGTTTCGTCATCCTAACTACGATAAACATCGTGATGCCATTGAGGAGATCACTAATGAGGCCTGGAAGAATTATCAGGAAGGCAAAAAAGCACCCAATACCGTGCCGGCCGGTCCTCAATACAAAAACTCTGACTATGAACTGAGCATTGATTGGATCGCTTCTAAGGCCGCAGTGGATGAGGCCCAGAAACTTCACGATGATCCAAGTGGTCCTTCTCGAGTATTAGTCATTTGTGGTTCGGATCGAAATGATCTGACGTGCCCGGGAGAAATCTCAAAATCCTATCGATTGTCCAAGATTGCCATTGAAACTCTGAAACACGAAGGGATGGAGGTTGAGTTCTTAAATCTCTCAGAGATGAATTCCCAATACGGCCAAACTATTTATCCCTGTAAAGGTTGTGTTTCCACTTCTCAGGCGCTCTGTCACTGGCCCTGTTCCTGTTATCCCAATCATTATCTGGGACAAGTCCATGATTGGATGATGGACATTTATCCTATGTGGGTGCGCGCCCATGGAATCATGATTATTACTCCGGTTTACTGGCATTCAGCTCCGAGTGCTTTGAAACTCATGATTGATCGTCTGGTTTGTGCAGACGGCGGAAATCCAGATCCAACATCAACTCTCGGGAAAGATGCCCTCATGGCAAAGAAGTTAGAACTCAAAGGTTGGGACTATCCCCGACACCTTCAAGGAAGAATTTATTCTGTCGTAGTTCACGGAGACACACAGGGAGTTGATCAACTAAAAAACGTCCTCACTAACTGGTTAGATGAGATCATGCTCATCCCTTCAGGTGTTTATGGAACTGTTGGAAGATACATTGGTTATTACGGTAGCTATGCAGAAAGTCATGAAGAACTCGATCGAGATCACGCGATTATGGAAGAAGTCCAAAACTCAGCGCTGGCACTTGCCATGAACGTCACTGCAGAAAGAGCAAAAAAATTAGACACTCAAGTACCTGACTTACACGACCCACGACCAAAATAA
- a CDS encoding SDR family NAD(P)-dependent oxidoreductase, whose amino-acid sequence MAVKLKPLYKQVIFMTGATSSIGVATLHMAVEQGAKVFMVDRIDKEEELQRLQDDMRAKGYDTAIAISDEETEQMQFAADQCVKTFGTIDTWINNIGTTPQADHLKLSKKETKALFEENFWGFVNGCKLATTYLKEKGGALINVGSAVDEAELNTLGVASASRHAIKGFTDTYRKELSQEKIPVSVSLIIPAPIQTDMEKPEPSPLTSQDVVAGAILKCAQKPIAEIGASGMSARTFPLMEKFLPRIQGYFQKHPNSRDIVTSKKSWMASGAVALGGAFLFLKKSRII is encoded by the coding sequence ATGGCAGTAAAACTCAAACCTCTTTATAAGCAAGTGATCTTCATGACTGGTGCAACGAGTTCAATTGGTGTGGCAACACTTCATATGGCGGTTGAACAAGGGGCCAAGGTCTTTATGGTGGATCGAATCGACAAAGAAGAAGAGTTGCAACGCTTGCAGGATGACATGCGCGCCAAAGGTTATGACACTGCCATAGCAATCTCAGATGAAGAAACGGAACAGATGCAATTTGCTGCCGACCAATGCGTTAAAACATTTGGCACAATTGATACATGGATCAATAACATCGGGACAACTCCTCAAGCTGATCATTTAAAACTATCCAAGAAAGAAACCAAGGCACTGTTTGAGGAAAACTTCTGGGGCTTTGTGAATGGGTGTAAACTTGCGACCACTTATTTAAAAGAGAAGGGCGGGGCACTTATCAATGTAGGAAGTGCGGTAGATGAAGCTGAATTAAATACCCTGGGTGTTGCCTCAGCTTCGAGACATGCCATTAAGGGCTTCACTGATACTTATAGAAAAGAACTATCTCAGGAAAAAATTCCTGTCTCAGTTTCACTTATCATTCCCGCACCCATTCAAACAGATATGGAAAAGCCTGAACCAAGTCCTCTGACTTCGCAGGACGTTGTTGCGGGTGCGATTCTAAAATGTGCACAAAAACCCATTGCTGAAATCGGGGCCAGTGGCATGAGTGCGCGAACTTTCCCATTAATGGAGAAGTTTCTCCCTCGAATTCAGGGCTACTTCCAAAAGCATCCGAATAGCCGGGATATTGTGACGTCTAAGAAAAGCTGGATGGCAAGTGGAGCAGTTGCATTGGGTGGGGCCTTCCTCTTTTTGAAAAAGTCTCGTATCATCTAG
- a CDS encoding NIF family HAD-type phosphatase, with protein MKEKALIIDLDGTLADIRVRLKHLEGGKKDWKSFNKSIETDELHEWCREIINRFAQDHKIIIVSGRTDELEDQTRQWLKKYKVTFHHLFMRKRNDFRSDNIIKLEIFEKHIRDKFSVLFVVDDRQKVVDMWRAEGLVVLQCAPGDF; from the coding sequence ATGAAAGAAAAAGCACTGATTATTGACCTGGATGGAACGCTGGCGGATATTCGTGTGCGATTAAAGCATCTTGAAGGTGGAAAGAAAGATTGGAAGAGCTTTAATAAAAGCATCGAGACCGATGAACTTCATGAGTGGTGTCGAGAGATCATTAACCGTTTTGCCCAAGACCATAAGATCATTATTGTTTCTGGTCGCACTGACGAACTTGAAGATCAAACCAGGCAGTGGCTAAAAAAATATAAGGTCACTTTTCATCACTTATTTATGCGCAAGCGAAATGACTTTCGCTCGGACAACATTATTAAATTAGAGATATTTGAAAAGCATATCCGCGATAAGTTCTCTGTGCTGTTTGTCGTAGATGATCGCCAGAAAGTGGTGGATATGTGGCGGGCCGAGGGGCTAGTCGTGCTTCAATGTGCGCCCGGAGATTTTTAG
- a CDS encoding DUF72 domain-containing protein, which produces MSEVEVGISGWTYDGWRGTFYPEKLAHKDELKFASRELPTIEINGTFYSLQRPTSYQHWYELTPDHFKFAVKANRFITHIKRLKDIETPMANFFASGPLCLREKLGPFLWQFPPSMQFDPDRFETFLKLLPTDFEEAHVLAGKNELFEERTAFDIDVNYPIRHAVEIRNVSFLNPWFVELLREHQVAIVFADTAGKWPYMEDLTSDFVYVRLHGDEELYVSGYDDRALDFWSERIKLWKQGLEPQDRLTISEEKAPQIERDVYVYFDNDAKVRAPVDAKSLIRRLDDRYVA; this is translated from the coding sequence ATGAGTGAAGTTGAAGTAGGAATTTCAGGCTGGACTTATGATGGATGGAGAGGAACTTTCTATCCGGAAAAACTAGCGCATAAAGATGAGTTGAAGTTCGCGAGTCGTGAATTACCTACCATCGAAATTAACGGCACTTTTTATTCGCTTCAGCGACCGACGAGTTATCAGCATTGGTATGAATTAACACCGGATCACTTTAAGTTCGCGGTCAAGGCCAATCGATTTATTACTCATATAAAAAGATTAAAAGACATTGAAACTCCCATGGCAAACTTCTTTGCCAGTGGACCATTATGTCTTCGGGAAAAGCTTGGACCTTTTTTGTGGCAATTTCCACCCAGCATGCAGTTTGATCCGGATCGGTTTGAAACTTTCTTAAAACTACTACCTACTGATTTTGAAGAGGCCCATGTTCTTGCAGGGAAGAATGAACTCTTTGAAGAACGAACCGCCTTTGATATTGATGTGAACTACCCTATTCGACATGCAGTAGAAATCAGAAATGTGAGTTTCTTGAACCCATGGTTTGTGGAATTACTGCGAGAGCATCAGGTGGCCATTGTCTTTGCAGATACGGCCGGCAAGTGGCCTTATATGGAAGACCTCACTTCGGACTTTGTATATGTGAGACTTCATGGCGATGAAGAACTTTATGTGAGTGGTTATGATGATCGGGCTCTTGATTTTTGGTCAGAAAGAATAAAGCTTTGGAAGCAAGGCCTGGAACCCCAAGACCGTTTAACCATTTCAGAGGAAAAAGCACCTCAAATTGAGAGAGATGTTTATGTGTATTTTGATAATGATGCTAAAGTTCGGGCTCCGGTAGATGCAAAGAGTCTTATACGGCGATTGGATGATCGCTATGTGGCGTGA